The following proteins come from a genomic window of Pseudomonas hygromyciniae:
- a CDS encoding murein hydrolase activator EnvC family protein — translation MLRALITLALVCVLQPAMADERAQTQQQLDATRQDITELKKLLGKLQEEKSGVQKDLRGTETEMGKLEKQVQELQKELKKSESELERLDGEKKKLQSARVEQQRLIAIQARAAYQNGRQEYLKLLLNQQNPEKFARTLTYYDYLSTARLEQLKSFNETLRQLANVEQEIADQQNQLLDQKSSLDSQRDELDKVRKERQQALAKLNSDVKARDAKLQARQQDQADLAKVLKTIEETLARQAREAEQARQKALIAQQEAEKKRQREAEALATDAPRKPARAAPGPLVSSAGESFGGPFATARGKLPWPVDGRLLARFGETRGDDTRTKWDGVMISASAGSQVHAVHGGRVVFADWLRGAGLLVILDHGNGYLSLYGHNQTLLKAAGDVVKAGESISTVGNSGGQDTPALYFAIRQQGRPSDPAQWCRAQG, via the coding sequence ATGCTTCGCGCCTTGATTACCCTTGCTCTTGTCTGCGTGCTCCAACCGGCTATGGCCGACGAGCGTGCGCAAACCCAACAACAGTTGGACGCTACGCGTCAGGACATTACCGAGCTGAAGAAACTGCTCGGCAAGCTCCAGGAAGAAAAATCCGGGGTGCAGAAAGACCTGCGCGGCACGGAAACCGAAATGGGCAAGCTGGAGAAGCAGGTCCAGGAGCTGCAAAAAGAACTAAAGAAGAGCGAGTCGGAACTGGAGCGGCTCGACGGTGAGAAAAAAAAACTCCAGAGCGCGCGCGTTGAACAGCAACGCCTGATCGCAATCCAGGCCCGTGCCGCCTACCAGAACGGCCGCCAGGAATACCTCAAGCTGCTGCTCAACCAGCAGAACCCGGAAAAATTCGCCCGCACCCTGACCTACTACGACTACCTGAGCACCGCGCGCCTGGAGCAACTCAAGAGCTTCAATGAGACCCTGCGCCAGTTGGCGAACGTCGAGCAGGAAATCGCCGACCAGCAAAACCAGCTTCTGGACCAGAAAAGCAGTCTGGACAGCCAGCGCGATGAGCTGGATAAGGTGCGCAAGGAACGTCAGCAGGCACTCGCCAAGCTCAACAGTGACGTAAAAGCCCGTGATGCCAAGCTGCAAGCACGGCAACAGGACCAGGCCGACCTGGCCAAGGTGCTGAAAACCATCGAGGAAACCCTGGCGCGCCAGGCCCGCGAGGCGGAGCAAGCGCGACAAAAAGCGCTGATCGCCCAGCAGGAAGCGGAAAAAAAGCGCCAGCGTGAAGCCGAGGCGCTCGCCACCGACGCCCCGCGCAAACCGGCGCGTGCAGCGCCTGGCCCATTGGTTTCCAGTGCCGGCGAATCGTTTGGCGGGCCTTTTGCTACTGCCCGAGGCAAACTTCCATGGCCAGTTGATGGTCGATTACTGGCACGCTTTGGTGAAACCCGTGGCGATGACACCCGCACCAAGTGGGACGGCGTGATGATCAGCGCCTCTGCGGGCAGCCAGGTACACGCCGTCCACGGTGGGCGCGTGGTGTTCGCCGATTGGCTGCGCGGCGCCGGTTTGCTGGTGATTCTCGACCACGGTAATGGCTATTTGAGCCTTTACGGCCACAATCAAACATTGCTCAAGGCCGCAGGTGATGTTGTAAAAGCCGGTGAATCCATCTCCACTGTCGGTAACAGTGGCGGCCAGGACACCCCGGCGCTGTACT
- a CDS encoding rhodanese-like domain-containing protein, whose protein sequence is MVDHLIAFATSHYLLVGAFVVLLALLIAHEVSRGGRSLSTAELTALVNKDQAVVVDIRPAKDFAAGHIVGALNIPQDKLIARIAELEKHKAKTIILVDAQGQHSGGHAREMLKSGFTAAKLSGGISSWRADNLPLVK, encoded by the coding sequence ATGGTTGATCACCTGATTGCATTTGCTACCTCTCACTATCTGCTGGTCGGTGCCTTCGTCGTACTGCTGGCGCTGCTGATTGCTCATGAAGTGAGCCGTGGCGGCCGTAGCCTCAGCACCGCCGAGCTGACCGCGCTGGTCAACAAGGACCAGGCCGTTGTCGTCGACATCCGTCCGGCCAAGGACTTTGCCGCCGGCCATATCGTTGGCGCGCTGAATATTCCCCAGGACAAGCTGATCGCCCGCATCGCCGAACTGGAAAAGCACAAGGCCAAGACCATTATCCTGGTCGACGCCCAGGGCCAGCACTCCGGTGGCCATGCCCGCGAAATGCTGAAAAGCGGTTTCACCGCCGCCAAGCTGTCGGGTGGTATCTCCAGCTGGCGCGCCGATAACCTGCCGTTGGTGAAGTGA
- the glnL gene encoding nitrogen regulation protein NR(II), translating to MTISDALHRLLLDNLTTATILLNAELRLEYMNPAAEMLLAISGQRSHGQFISELFTESAEALSSLRQAVEQAHPFTKREAMLTALTGQTLTVDYAVTPILSHGATLLLLEVHPRDRLLRITKEEAQLSKQETSKMLVRGLAHEIKNPLGGIRGAAQLLARELPNENLKDYTNVIIEEADRLRNLVDRMLGSNKLPSLAMTNVHEVLERVCQLVEAESQGCITLVRDYDPSIPDVLIDREQMIQAVLNIVRNAMQAISSQNELRLGRISLRTRALRQFTIGHVRHRLVTKVEIIDNGPGIPAELQETIFFPMVSGRPDGTGLGLAITQNIISQHQGLIECESHPGHTTFSIFLPLEQGAPST from the coding sequence ATGACCATCAGCGACGCACTGCACCGCTTGCTACTCGACAACCTGACCACCGCGACCATCCTGCTCAATGCCGAACTGCGCCTTGAGTACATGAACCCCGCGGCGGAGATGCTCCTGGCCATCAGCGGCCAGCGCAGCCATGGGCAATTTATCAGCGAGCTGTTCACCGAGTCCGCCGAGGCCTTGAGTTCCTTGCGCCAGGCCGTGGAGCAGGCCCACCCGTTCACCAAGCGCGAAGCGATGCTCACCGCCCTCACCGGGCAGACCCTGACCGTCGACTACGCGGTAACACCGATCCTGAGCCACGGCGCCACCCTGCTGCTGCTAGAGGTGCATCCCCGCGATCGCCTGCTGCGCATCACCAAGGAAGAGGCGCAGTTGTCCAAGCAGGAAACCAGCAAGATGCTGGTACGCGGCCTGGCCCATGAAATCAAGAACCCCCTGGGCGGGATTCGCGGCGCCGCACAGTTGTTGGCCCGCGAGCTGCCGAATGAGAACCTCAAGGACTACACCAACGTCATCATCGAGGAAGCCGACCGCCTGCGCAACCTGGTGGACCGCATGCTCGGCTCCAACAAGCTGCCGTCGCTGGCGATGACCAATGTGCATGAAGTGCTGGAGCGCGTCTGCCAGTTGGTGGAGGCCGAAAGCCAGGGCTGCATCACACTGGTGCGCGACTATGACCCGAGCATTCCCGACGTATTGATCGACCGCGAGCAGATGATTCAGGCGGTGCTCAATATCGTGCGCAACGCCATGCAGGCCATCAGCAGCCAGAACGAGTTGCGCCTGGGGCGCATCAGCCTGCGCACCCGCGCCTTGCGCCAGTTCACCATTGGCCATGTACGCCATCGCCTGGTGACCAAGGTCGAGATCATCGACAACGGCCCGGGAATCCCGGCCGAACTGCAGGAAACCATTTTCTTCCCGATGGTCAGCGGCCGCCCGGACGGTACCGGGCTGGGCCTGGCCATTACCCAGAACATCATCAGCCAGCACCAGGGCCTGATCGAATGTGAAAGCCATCCCGGCCACACGACCTTTTCGATCTTTCTGCCACTGGAACAAGGAGCCCCATCGACATGA
- the secB gene encoding protein-export chaperone SecB produces the protein MTDQPNTEAAAEEAQGPQFSLQRIYVRDLSFEAPKSPAIFRQEWTPSVGLDLNTRQKQLEGDFHEVVLTLSVTVKNGEEVAFIAEVQQAGIFLIQGLDDASMSHTLGAFCPNILFPYARETLDSLVTRGSFPALMLAPVNFDALYAQELQRMQQEGAPTVQ, from the coding sequence ATGACTGACCAACCGAACACCGAAGCGGCAGCAGAAGAGGCTCAAGGCCCACAATTTTCCCTGCAGCGTATCTACGTGCGTGACCTGTCGTTCGAAGCGCCGAAAAGCCCGGCGATCTTCCGTCAGGAGTGGACTCCAAGCGTCGGCCTGGACCTCAACACCCGTCAGAAGCAGCTGGAAGGCGACTTCCACGAAGTCGTGCTGACCTTGTCGGTCACCGTGAAGAACGGTGAAGAAGTGGCCTTCATCGCTGAAGTGCAACAGGCCGGTATCTTCCTGATCCAGGGTCTGGACGATGCGTCCATGAGCCACACCCTGGGCGCGTTCTGCCCGAACATCCTGTTCCCGTATGCCCGCGAGACCCTGGACAGCCTGGTCACCCGTGGCTCGTTCCCGGCCCTGATGCTGGCCCCGGTGAACTTCGATGCCCTGTATGCGCAAGAGCTGCAGCGCATGCAACAGGAAGGCGCACCGACGGTTCAGTAA
- a CDS encoding tRNA (cytidine(34)-2'-O)-methyltransferase, with translation MFHVILFQPEIPPNTGNVIRLCANSGCHLHLIEPLGFEMDDKRLRRAGLDYHEYATLQRHADLASCLESLGHPRLFAFTTKGSRPFHDASFAEGDAFLFGPESRGLPADVLDALPDGQRLRLPMREGCRSLNLSNTVAVAVYEGWRQLGFK, from the coding sequence ATGTTTCACGTCATCCTTTTTCAACCAGAAATTCCGCCGAACACCGGCAACGTTATCAGGCTGTGCGCCAACAGTGGCTGCCACCTGCATTTGATCGAGCCGCTGGGCTTCGAGATGGACGACAAGCGCCTGCGCCGCGCCGGCCTGGACTATCACGAATACGCCACCCTGCAGCGTCACGCCGACCTCGCCAGTTGCCTGGAGAGCCTTGGCCACCCGCGCCTGTTTGCGTTCACCACCAAGGGCTCGCGGCCGTTTCATGATGCCAGCTTCGCCGAGGGGGACGCCTTCTTGTTCGGCCCTGAGAGCCGTGGCCTGCCGGCAGACGTACTCGACGCCCTGCCCGATGGCCAGCGCTTGCGTTTGCCGATGCGTGAAGGCTGCCGCAGCCTGAACCTGTCCAACACCGTGGCCGTCGCGGTCTACGAAGGCTGGCGCCAGCTCGGGTTCAAATAA
- the thiI gene encoding tRNA uracil 4-sulfurtransferase ThiI: MKLIVKVFPEITIKSRPVRMRFIRQLAKNIRAVLRDLDPAVVVNGVWDNLELETRISDPKALKDMTERLSCMPGIAHFLQVDEYPLGDFDDITQKCKLHFGTSLEGKIFSVRCKRAGKHPFSSMDVEKYVGSKLRRECGAAGISLKEPQIEVRIEIRDQRLFVIHSQHNSIGGYPLGALEQTLVLMSGGFDSTVAAYQIMRRGLMSHFCFFNLGGRAHELGVMEVAHYIWKKYGSSQRVLFVSVPFEEVLGEILGKVDNGHMGVVLKRMMLRAASKIADRLQIEALVTGEAISQVSSQTLPNLSVIDCVTDKLVLRPLIASHKQDIIDLANEIGTADFAKHMPEYCGVISVNPKTHAKRYRVEHEEKEFDMAILERALENAKLVPIDRVIDELGQDVQIEEVSEALTGQIVIDIRHPDAAEDEPLEIAGIDVQTLPFYALNARFKELDNSRQYLLYCDKGVMSRLHAHHLLSEGYANVRVYRPS, encoded by the coding sequence ATGAAATTAATCGTTAAAGTCTTCCCCGAGATCACCATCAAGAGCCGACCGGTACGGATGCGTTTCATCCGTCAATTGGCCAAGAATATCCGCGCCGTGCTCCGTGACCTGGACCCGGCCGTGGTGGTGAACGGTGTGTGGGACAATCTCGAGCTGGAAACCCGCATCAGCGACCCTAAAGCCTTGAAAGATATGACCGAGCGCCTGAGCTGCATGCCGGGCATCGCGCATTTCCTGCAGGTCGACGAGTACCCGCTGGGCGACTTCGACGACATCACGCAAAAATGCAAACTGCACTTTGGCACCAGCCTTGAAGGCAAGATTTTTTCGGTGCGCTGCAAGCGTGCGGGCAAGCACCCGTTCAGCTCCATGGACGTCGAGAAATACGTCGGCAGCAAGCTGCGCCGCGAGTGTGGGGCCGCTGGAATCTCGCTTAAAGAGCCGCAAATCGAAGTGCGCATCGAAATTCGCGACCAACGGTTGTTTGTGATCCACAGCCAGCACAACAGCATCGGTGGCTACCCGCTAGGTGCGCTGGAGCAGACCCTGGTGCTGATGTCCGGCGGTTTCGACTCTACCGTGGCGGCCTACCAGATCATGCGCCGGGGCCTGATGAGCCACTTCTGCTTCTTTAACCTGGGCGGACGTGCGCACGAATTGGGCGTGATGGAAGTCGCGCACTACATCTGGAAGAAGTACGGCAGCTCCCAGCGCGTGCTGTTTGTCAGCGTACCGTTCGAGGAAGTCCTGGGAGAAATTCTCGGAAAAGTCGATAACGGTCATATGGGCGTCGTATTGAAGCGTATGATGTTGCGCGCAGCGTCGAAAATCGCCGACCGCCTGCAAATCGAAGCGCTGGTGACCGGCGAGGCGATTTCCCAGGTCTCCAGCCAGACCCTGCCGAACCTGTCCGTGATCGACTGCGTGACCGACAAGCTGGTATTGCGCCCGCTGATCGCCAGCCACAAGCAAGACATCATCGACCTGGCCAACGAAATCGGCACCGCTGATTTCGCCAAGCACATGCCAGAGTACTGCGGGGTCATCTCGGTGAACCCCAAGACCCATGCCAAGCGCTATCGCGTGGAGCATGAAGAGAAAGAATTCGACATGGCGATTCTGGAGCGAGCGCTCGAGAACGCCAAACTGGTGCCGATCGATCGAGTCATCGACGAATTGGGCCAGGACGTACAGATCGAAGAAGTCAGCGAAGCCCTGACCGGTCAGATTGTCATCGACATCCGTCACCCGGATGCCGCTGAAGACGAGCCGCTGGAAATCGCTGGCATCGACGTGCAAACGCTGCCGTTCTATGCACTGAACGCGCGTTTCAAGGAACTGGATAACAGCCGTCAGTACCTGCTGTATTGCGACAAAGGCGTGATGAGTCGCCTGCATGCCCACCATTTGCTCAGTGAGGGATATGCCAATGTGCGCGTTTATCGACCGAGCTAA
- the gpmI gene encoding 2,3-bisphosphoglycerate-independent phosphoglycerate mutase, with translation MTTTPKPLVLMILDGFGHSENPHDNAVLAANKPVLDRLCANVPNGLISGSGMDVGLPDGQMGNSEVGHMNLGAGRVVYQDFTRVTKAIRDGEFFENPTICAAVDKAVAAGKAVHFMGLLSDGGVHSHQDHLVAMAELAYKRGAEKIYLHAFLDGRDTPPKSAQSSIELLDAAFAALGKGRIASLVGRYFAMDRDNRWDRVSQAYNLIVDGNAQFNAATAQQGLEAAYARGESDEFVKATTIGEPVKVEDGDAVVFMNFRADRARELSHVFVDDGFKDFERARQPKVEFVMLTQYAASIPAPSAFAPGSLENVLGDYLAKNGKTQLRIAETEKYAHVTFFFSGGREEPFPGEERILIPSPKVATYDLQPEMSAPEVTDKIVDAIEHQRYDVIVVNYANGDMVGHSGNLQAAIKAVECLDLCVGRIVDALEKVGGEALITADHGNCEQMSDESTGQAHTAHTTEPVPFIYVGKRDFKVREGGVLADVAPTMLMLMGLEKPAEMTGTSILV, from the coding sequence ATGACTACCACGCCTAAACCTTTGGTCCTGATGATTCTCGATGGCTTCGGTCACAGTGAAAACCCCCACGACAACGCCGTACTCGCGGCGAACAAGCCCGTACTGGACCGCCTCTGCGCCAACGTACCCAATGGCCTGATCTCAGGATCGGGCATGGACGTCGGCCTGCCGGACGGCCAGATGGGCAACTCTGAAGTCGGCCATATGAACCTTGGCGCCGGACGAGTGGTATATCAGGACTTCACCCGCGTGACCAAAGCCATCCGCGATGGCGAGTTCTTCGAGAACCCGACCATCTGCGCCGCGGTGGATAAAGCCGTCGCCGCCGGTAAAGCCGTGCATTTCATGGGCCTGCTGTCCGACGGTGGCGTACACAGTCACCAAGATCACCTAGTGGCCATGGCCGAACTGGCCTACAAGCGCGGCGCCGAGAAGATCTACCTGCACGCCTTCCTCGATGGCCGCGACACCCCGCCCAAAAGCGCGCAATCGTCCATCGAGCTGCTGGACGCCGCCTTCGCCGCCCTCGGCAAGGGCCGCATCGCCAGCCTGGTCGGCCGCTATTTCGCCATGGACCGCGACAACCGCTGGGACCGCGTGTCCCAGGCCTACAACCTGATCGTCGACGGCAACGCCCAATTCAACGCGGCTACCGCCCAGCAAGGCCTGGAAGCGGCCTACGCTCGCGGCGAGAGCGATGAGTTCGTCAAGGCCACCACCATCGGCGAGCCGGTGAAAGTCGAAGATGGCGACGCCGTGGTGTTCATGAACTTCCGCGCCGACCGTGCCCGCGAACTGAGCCATGTGTTCGTCGATGACGGTTTCAAAGACTTCGAGCGGGCGCGCCAGCCGAAAGTCGAGTTCGTGATGCTGACCCAATACGCCGCCAGCATCCCGGCCCCGTCAGCCTTCGCACCGGGTAGCCTGGAAAACGTGCTGGGCGATTACCTCGCCAAAAACGGCAAGACCCAGCTGCGCATTGCCGAGACCGAGAAATACGCCCACGTCACCTTCTTCTTCTCCGGCGGGCGCGAAGAACCGTTCCCCGGCGAAGAGCGCATCCTGATCCCGTCGCCAAAAGTCGCCACCTACGACCTGCAGCCGGAAATGAGCGCACCGGAAGTCACCGACAAGATCGTCGACGCCATCGAACACCAGCGCTATGACGTGATCGTGGTCAACTACGCCAACGGCGACATGGTCGGCCACAGCGGCAACCTGCAAGCGGCGATCAAGGCCGTGGAATGCCTGGACTTGTGCGTAGGCCGAATCGTCGACGCGCTGGAGAAGGTCGGCGGCGAAGCGCTGATCACCGCTGACCACGGCAACTGCGAGCAGATGTCCGATGAATCCACCGGCCAGGCCCATACCGCCCACACCACCGAGCCGGTGCCGTTCATTTATGTCGGCAAGCGCGACTTCAAGGTGCGCGAAGGCGGCGTGCTGGCCGATGTGGCGCCGACCATGCTGATGCTGATGGGGTTGGAGAAGCCTGCCGAGATGACCGGCACCTCGATTCTGGTCTGA
- the ntrC gene encoding nitrogen regulation protein NR(I), which translates to MSRSETVWIVDDDRSIRWVLEKALQQEGMTTQSFDSADGVMSRLARQQPDVIISDIRMPGASGLDLLARIREQHPRLPVIIMTAHSDLDSAVASYQGGAFEYLPKPFDVDEAVALVKRANQHAQEQQGQAVVPTLTRTPEIIGEAPAMQEVFRAIGRLSHSNITVLINGESGTGKELVAHALHRHSPRAASPFIALNMAAIPKDLMESELFGHEKGAFTGAANLRRGRFEQADGGTLFLDEIGDMPADTQTRLLRVLADGEFYRVGGHTPVKVDVRIIAATHQNLETLVHAGKFREDLFHRLNVIRIHIPRMSDRREDIPTLARHFLSRAAQELAVEPKLLKTETEEYLKNLPWPGNVRQLENTCRWITVMASGREVHISDLPPELLSLPQDSAPVTNWEQALRQWADQALARGQSSLLDSAVPTFERIMIETALKHTAGRRRDAAVLLGWGRNTLTRKIKELGMKVDGGDDEEGEEG; encoded by the coding sequence ATGAGCCGTAGTGAAACTGTCTGGATCGTCGATGACGACCGTTCCATCCGCTGGGTCCTGGAGAAAGCCTTGCAGCAGGAAGGCATGACCACCCAGAGCTTCGACAGCGCCGATGGGGTGATGAGCCGCCTGGCGCGTCAGCAGCCCGATGTGATCATCTCCGATATCCGCATGCCCGGCGCCAGTGGCCTGGACTTGCTGGCGCGGATCCGCGAGCAGCATCCGCGCTTGCCGGTGATCATCATGACCGCGCACTCGGACCTGGACAGCGCTGTCGCGTCCTATCAGGGTGGCGCCTTCGAGTACCTGCCCAAGCCGTTCGACGTCGATGAAGCGGTGGCGCTGGTCAAGCGCGCCAACCAGCACGCCCAGGAACAGCAAGGCCAGGCCGTGGTACCGACCCTGACGCGCACCCCGGAAATCATCGGTGAAGCACCGGCGATGCAGGAAGTGTTTCGCGCCATCGGGCGCCTGAGCCACTCCAACATCACCGTGCTGATCAACGGTGAGTCCGGCACCGGTAAAGAGCTGGTTGCCCATGCCCTGCACCGCCACAGCCCACGGGCGGCCTCGCCGTTCATCGCGCTGAACATGGCGGCGATCCCCAAGGACTTGATGGAGTCCGAGCTGTTCGGCCATGAAAAAGGGGCGTTTACCGGCGCGGCCAACCTGCGGCGCGGACGTTTTGAACAGGCGGACGGCGGCACGCTGTTTCTCGATGAAATCGGCGATATGCCGGCCGACACCCAGACCCGGCTGTTGCGGGTGCTGGCCGACGGTGAGTTCTACCGTGTCGGCGGCCATACGCCGGTCAAGGTCGATGTGCGGATCATCGCCGCGACCCACCAGAACCTGGAAACCCTGGTCCACGCCGGGAAGTTTCGTGAGGACTTGTTCCACCGCCTCAACGTGATCCGCATCCATATTCCACGGATGTCGGACCGCCGCGAAGACATCCCGACCCTGGCCCGCCACTTCCTCAGCCGCGCCGCCCAGGAGCTGGCGGTAGAGCCCAAGCTGCTGAAGACGGAAACCGAGGAATACCTGAAGAACCTGCCGTGGCCGGGCAACGTGCGCCAGTTGGAGAATACCTGCCGCTGGATCACGGTGATGGCGTCCGGGCGCGAAGTGCATATCAGCGATCTGCCGCCCGAGCTGTTGAGCCTGCCGCAGGATTCGGCCCCCGTGACCAACTGGGAACAAGCCCTGCGCCAATGGGCCGACCAGGCTTTGGCCCGTGGCCAGTCGAGCCTGCTGGACAGCGCCGTGCCGACCTTCGAGCGGATCATGATCGAGACGGCCCTCAAGCACACCGCTGGCCGCCGGCGTGACGCCGCCGTGCTGCTGGGCTGGGGTCGTAACACCTTGACCCGCAAGATCAAGGAATTGGGGATGAAGGTCGATGGCGGGGATGATGAGGAGGGTGAAGAGGGCTGA
- the grxC gene encoding glutaredoxin 3, with protein sequence MSQVVVYSSDYCPYCTRAKQLLQSKKVAFDEIKVDGKPQVRAEMAQKAGRTSVPQIWIGTQHIGGCDDLFALERAGKLDALLHV encoded by the coding sequence ATGAGCCAGGTTGTCGTTTATTCCAGCGATTATTGCCCCTATTGCACGCGAGCCAAGCAGTTGCTCCAGAGCAAAAAGGTTGCCTTCGACGAGATCAAGGTCGATGGCAAGCCCCAGGTACGTGCCGAGATGGCCCAGAAGGCGGGGCGCACCTCTGTGCCGCAAATCTGGATCGGTACCCAGCATATCGGTGGATGCGACGACCTGTTCGCCCTGGAGCGCGCCGGTAAACTGGATGCGCTGCTTCACGTCTGA
- the glnA gene encoding glutamate--ammonia ligase → MSKSVQLIKDHDVKWIDLRFTDTKGTQHHVTMPARDALDDAFFEEGKMFDGSSIAGWKGIEASDMILMPDDSTAVLDPFTEEPTLIIVCDVIEPSTMQGYDRDPRAIAKRAEEYLKSTGIGDTVFVGPEPEFFIFDQVKFKSDISGSMFKIYSEQGSWMSDQDVEGGNHGHRPGIKGGYFPVPPFDHDHEIRTSMCNAMEDMGLVIEVHHHEVATAGQNEIGVKFNTLVAKADEVQTLKYCVHNTAVAYGRTATFMPKPLYGDNGSGMHVHLSIAKDGKNTFAGEGYAGLSDTALYFIGGIIKHGKALNGFTNPSTNSYKRLVPGFEAPVMLAYSARNRSASIRIPYVSSPRARRIEARFPDPAANPYLGFAALLMAGLDGIQNKIHPGDAADKNLYDLPPEEAKEIPQVCGSLKEALEELDKGRAFLTKGGVFSDDFIDAYIALKSEEEIKVRTFVHPLEYELYYSC, encoded by the coding sequence ATGTCGAAGTCGGTTCAACTCATCAAAGATCATGACGTTAAATGGATTGATCTGCGCTTCACGGACACCAAAGGCACTCAGCACCACGTGACCATGCCGGCTCGCGACGCGCTGGATGACGCCTTCTTCGAAGAAGGCAAAATGTTCGACGGTTCCTCCATCGCTGGCTGGAAAGGCATCGAAGCCTCCGACATGATCCTGATGCCGGACGACTCCACCGCCGTACTCGACCCGTTCACCGAAGAGCCAACCCTGATCATCGTCTGCGACGTGATCGAGCCTTCGACCATGCAGGGCTACGACCGTGACCCACGTGCGATCGCCAAGCGTGCCGAGGAATACCTGAAGTCCACCGGTATCGGTGACACCGTATTCGTGGGCCCGGAGCCTGAGTTCTTCATCTTTGACCAAGTGAAGTTCAAGTCCGACATCTCCGGCTCCATGTTCAAGATCTACTCCGAACAAGGTTCGTGGATGTCCGACCAGGACGTGGAAGGCGGCAACCATGGCCACCGTCCAGGCATCAAAGGTGGTTACTTCCCAGTTCCGCCGTTCGACCACGACCACGAAATCCGTACCTCCATGTGCAACGCCATGGAAGACATGGGCCTGGTCATCGAAGTGCACCACCACGAAGTGGCCACTGCCGGCCAGAACGAAATCGGTGTGAAGTTCAACACCCTGGTGGCCAAGGCTGACGAAGTACAGACCCTGAAGTACTGCGTACACAACACTGCCGTTGCTTACGGCCGTACCGCTACCTTCATGCCTAAGCCACTGTACGGCGATAACGGTTCGGGTATGCACGTTCACCTGTCCATCGCCAAAGATGGCAAGAACACTTTCGCTGGCGAAGGTTATGCCGGCCTGTCCGACACCGCCCTGTACTTCATCGGCGGCATCATCAAGCACGGTAAGGCCCTGAACGGCTTCACCAACCCGTCGACCAACTCCTACAAGCGTCTGGTCCCAGGTTTCGAAGCCCCAGTGATGCTGGCCTACTCGGCACGTAACCGTTCCGCTTCGATCCGTATTCCTTACGTGTCCAGCCCTCGCGCTCGCCGTATCGAAGCACGCTTCCCGGATCCAGCAGCCAACCCGTACCTGGGCTTTGCTGCACTGCTGATGGCTGGCCTGGACGGCATCCAGAACAAGATCCACCCAGGCGACGCCGCCGACAAAAACTTGTACGACCTGCCGCCTGAAGAGGCCAAAGAGATCCCACAAGTGTGCGGCAGCCTGAAAGAAGCCCTGGAAGAGCTGGACAAGGGCCGTGCGTTCCTGACCAAAGGCGGCGTGTTCAGCGACGACTTTATCGATGCCTACATTGCCCTGAAAAGCGAAGAAGAAATCAAGGTCCGCACCTTCGTACACCCACTGGAATACGAGCTGTACTACAGCTGCTGA